Proteins encoded together in one Salmo salar chromosome ssa08, Ssal_v3.1, whole genome shotgun sequence window:
- the LOC100286629 gene encoding exosome complex component RRP45 isoform X2 translates to MRDTPLSNCERDFLLKAIEEKKRLDGRQTYDYRSIKISFGTDYGCCFVDLGKTRIMAQVSCELITPKENRPNEGIMFFNIELSPMASPAFEMGRQSELLVKLNRQLERCLRNSKCIDTESLCVVSGEKVWQIRVDVHLLNHDGNLMDAASIAAIAALCHFRRPDVGIQGEEVTVYSTEERDPIPLSIYHMPICVSFSFFQQGTYLLVDPCEREERVMDGLLMIAMNKHREICSIQSSGGIMLLKDQVLRCSKIASVKVSEITELINKALENDKKARKTGGKFGFAESLPQERITALKTDVSPVEMSDVKEKANEIVQRAEVPPQTVPSPVLTAPGTGQVGEGLENSWGLEEEEEEEEEETMELEEGHKEKGRGDMVVISDSDSEEEDVVILNQGEGLQL, encoded by the exons ATGAGAGATACACCGTTATCAAACTGCGAGCGAGACTTTTTACTCAAAGCTATTGAAGAAAAAAAG CGCTTGGATGGGAGACAGACCTATGACTACAGGAGCATCAAGATCTCGTTCGGGACAGATTATGGATGCTGCTTTGTTGACCTGGGGAAGACGAG GATCATGGCCCAGGTGTCCTGTGAGCTCATTACTCCGAAAGAGAACCGACCGAATGAAGGAATCATGTTCTTCAACATTGAGCTGTCTCCCATGGCTTCACCAGCATTTGAGATGGGCAG GCAGTCAGAGCTGTTGGTGAAGCTGAACAGACAGTTGGAGAGATGCCTCAGGAACTCCAAGTGTATAGACAcagagtctctgtgtgtggtgtctggagagaag GTGTGGCAGATTAGGGTGGACGTCCACTTGCTGAACCACGATGGTAACCTGATGGacgctgccagcattgctgccaTCGCGGCCCTCTGTCACTTCAGACGGCCCGATGTGGGAATCCAGGGAGAGGAAGTCACTGtg tacagtacagaggagagagaccccATTCCCCTCAGCATCTACCACATGCCCATCTGTGTCAGTTTCTCCTTCTTCCAACAAGG gACCTACCTGTTGGTTGACCCGTGTGAGCGTGAGGAGCGTGTGATGGACGGCCTGCTGATGATAGCCATGAACAAACACAGAGAGATCTGCTCCATCCAGTCTAGTGGAGGCATCATGCTGCTCAAAGACCAG GTCCTCAGGTGCAGTAAGATCGCCAGTGTCAAAGTGTCAGAGATCACAGAGCTAATCAACAAAGCCTTGGAGAATGACAAGAAAGCCAG AAAGACTGGGGGTAAGTTTGGCTTCGCAGAGTCATTGCCCCAGGAGCGAATCACAGCGCTGAAAACGGACGTGTCACCTGTGGAAATGAGTGACGTCAAGGAGAAGGCCAATGAGATCGTCCAGAGAGCAGAGGTCCCACCCCAAAC CGTTCCCTCTCCAGTGTTAACTGCCCCAGGTACAGGTCAGGTGGGGGAGGGGCTAGAGAACTCCTGGGgtctggaggaagaggaggaggaggaagaagaagagaccATGGAGTTGGAAGAGGGACataaggagaaggggagag GTGACATGGTGGTAATCTCAGACAGTGACAGCGAGGAGGAGGATGTTGTCATCTTGAACCAG GGAGAAGGCCTCCAGCTCTAA
- the LOC100286629 gene encoding exosome complex component RRP45 isoform X1, producing the protein MRDTPLSNCERDFLLKAIEEKKRLDGRQTYDYRSIKISFGTDYGCCFVDLGKTRIMAQVSCELITPKENRPNEGIMFFNIELSPMASPAFEMGRQSELLVKLNRQLERCLRNSKCIDTESLCVVSGEKVWQIRVDVHLLNHDGNLMDAASIAAIAALCHFRRPDVGIQGEEVTVYSTEERDPIPLSIYHMPICVSFSFFQQGTYLLVDPCEREERVMDGLLMIAMNKHREICSIQSSGGIMLLKDQVLRCSKIASVKVSEITELINKALENDKKARKTGGKFGFAESLPQERITALKTDVSPVEMSDVKEKANEIVQRAEVPPQTVPSPVLTAPGTGQVGEGLENSWGLEEEEEEEEEETMELEEGHKEKGRGDMVVISDSDSEEEDVVILNQVTTKEKASSSNQQGAVASKQKQKKKRRK; encoded by the exons ATGAGAGATACACCGTTATCAAACTGCGAGCGAGACTTTTTACTCAAAGCTATTGAAGAAAAAAAG CGCTTGGATGGGAGACAGACCTATGACTACAGGAGCATCAAGATCTCGTTCGGGACAGATTATGGATGCTGCTTTGTTGACCTGGGGAAGACGAG GATCATGGCCCAGGTGTCCTGTGAGCTCATTACTCCGAAAGAGAACCGACCGAATGAAGGAATCATGTTCTTCAACATTGAGCTGTCTCCCATGGCTTCACCAGCATTTGAGATGGGCAG GCAGTCAGAGCTGTTGGTGAAGCTGAACAGACAGTTGGAGAGATGCCTCAGGAACTCCAAGTGTATAGACAcagagtctctgtgtgtggtgtctggagagaag GTGTGGCAGATTAGGGTGGACGTCCACTTGCTGAACCACGATGGTAACCTGATGGacgctgccagcattgctgccaTCGCGGCCCTCTGTCACTTCAGACGGCCCGATGTGGGAATCCAGGGAGAGGAAGTCACTGtg tacagtacagaggagagagaccccATTCCCCTCAGCATCTACCACATGCCCATCTGTGTCAGTTTCTCCTTCTTCCAACAAGG gACCTACCTGTTGGTTGACCCGTGTGAGCGTGAGGAGCGTGTGATGGACGGCCTGCTGATGATAGCCATGAACAAACACAGAGAGATCTGCTCCATCCAGTCTAGTGGAGGCATCATGCTGCTCAAAGACCAG GTCCTCAGGTGCAGTAAGATCGCCAGTGTCAAAGTGTCAGAGATCACAGAGCTAATCAACAAAGCCTTGGAGAATGACAAGAAAGCCAG AAAGACTGGGGGTAAGTTTGGCTTCGCAGAGTCATTGCCCCAGGAGCGAATCACAGCGCTGAAAACGGACGTGTCACCTGTGGAAATGAGTGACGTCAAGGAGAAGGCCAATGAGATCGTCCAGAGAGCAGAGGTCCCACCCCAAAC CGTTCCCTCTCCAGTGTTAACTGCCCCAGGTACAGGTCAGGTGGGGGAGGGGCTAGAGAACTCCTGGGgtctggaggaagaggaggaggaggaagaagaagagaccATGGAGTTGGAAGAGGGACataaggagaaggggagag GTGACATGGTGGTAATCTCAGACAGTGACAGCGAGGAGGAGGATGTTGTCATCTTGAACCAGGTAACAACAAA GGAGAAGGCCTCCAGCTCTAACCAACAGGGGGCAGTAGCCTCCAAGCAGAAgcaaaagaagaagaggaggaagtga